A stretch of the Agromyces larvae genome encodes the following:
- the galE gene encoding UDP-glucose 4-epimerase GalE codes for MSILVTGGAGYIGSHVVRLLLERGDEVVVVDDLSSGIPARLDGVPLVELDLSDTGRRTDLVDVLRAHEVSAVVHFAAKKQVAESVARPAWYYEQNVGGLAGLLLALEEADVRDIVFSSSAAVYGATPSVLLDESTPTVPINPYGATKLVGEQMLAAAAATGAVRATSLRYFNVAGAGWPELADTAVLNLVPMVFERLDAGEGPRIFGDDYPTADGTCIRDYVHVLDLARAHLAALDTVRDGHRVFNVGTGTGSSVREMIDAILEVSGSTIEPVVEPRRAGDPAEVVADPRLIARELGWRSEFGLRDIVESAWAAHVRR; via the coding sequence GTGAGCATCCTCGTCACCGGCGGTGCCGGCTACATCGGCAGTCACGTGGTTCGTCTCCTCCTCGAGCGTGGAGACGAGGTCGTCGTCGTCGACGATCTGAGCTCGGGCATCCCCGCCCGCCTCGATGGCGTGCCGCTCGTCGAACTCGATCTGAGCGACACGGGCCGCCGGACCGACCTCGTCGACGTGCTCCGTGCGCACGAGGTCTCCGCCGTCGTCCATTTCGCAGCCAAGAAGCAGGTGGCGGAGTCGGTCGCCCGCCCGGCCTGGTACTACGAGCAGAACGTCGGCGGTCTGGCAGGCCTCCTCCTCGCGCTCGAAGAGGCCGACGTGCGCGACATCGTCTTCTCCTCGTCGGCGGCGGTGTACGGCGCGACGCCGTCGGTGCTGCTCGACGAATCGACCCCGACCGTGCCGATCAACCCGTACGGCGCGACGAAACTCGTCGGCGAGCAGATGCTCGCGGCGGCAGCCGCGACCGGCGCGGTGCGCGCAACGAGCCTGCGCTATTTCAATGTGGCGGGCGCGGGATGGCCCGAGCTCGCCGACACGGCGGTGCTGAACCTCGTGCCGATGGTGTTCGAGCGGCTCGACGCCGGTGAGGGTCCGCGCATCTTCGGCGACGACTACCCGACGGCCGACGGCACGTGCATCCGCGACTACGTCCACGTCCTCGACCTCGCGCGCGCGCACCTCGCGGCGCTCGACACGGTGCGCGACGGGCATCGGGTCTTCAACGTCGGCACCGGCACGGGAAGCTCGGTGCGCGAGATGATCGACGCCATCCTCGAGGTGTCGGGTTCGACGATCGAACCGGTCGTCGAACCGAGACGCGCGGGCGATCCCGCCGAGGTCGTCGCCGATCCCAGGCTCATCGCACGAGAGCTTGGGTGGCGCTCGGAGTTCGGCCTGCGCGACATCGTGGAGTCCGCGTGGGCGGCCCACGTGCGCCGATGA
- a CDS encoding glycosyltransferase family 2 protein, producing MTGVRVSVALGTHNGARFLEAQLRSILAQTRAVDEIVLSDDASSDGTVELAERLVAEHRGSGGAAPDLVVLRNDPPLGVTANFEQALRSATGDLIALSDQDDIWRADRIERAVEVFDARPGLQLVASGARLVDDQGEPIGATLFGTLGLEGTTLERIRVGAAFEELLKRNLLTGATMMVRRSLVEAASPFPPTWVHDEWLAVVASVIGGIAVIDDELIDYRQHGGNQIGVTALELTGKIGRLRAPRTERNVRLRARAADLARRLPAIASDRADLAEVVADKLVHEQVRSAYPRSRFGRIVPVLREARTGRYGRYGLGAQDILRDLVQPV from the coding sequence ATGACCGGCGTGCGCGTCTCCGTCGCGCTCGGCACCCACAACGGCGCGCGCTTCCTCGAGGCCCAGCTGCGCAGCATCCTCGCCCAGACGCGCGCGGTCGACGAGATCGTCCTTTCCGATGACGCGTCCTCCGACGGCACCGTCGAACTCGCCGAGCGGCTCGTCGCCGAACACCGCGGTTCCGGCGGCGCGGCGCCCGATCTCGTCGTCCTCCGCAACGATCCGCCACTCGGAGTCACCGCGAACTTCGAGCAGGCGCTGCGCTCCGCGACGGGGGATCTCATCGCGCTCTCCGACCAGGACGACATCTGGCGGGCGGATCGCATCGAACGGGCGGTCGAAGTCTTCGACGCACGGCCGGGGCTTCAGCTCGTGGCGTCGGGTGCCCGCCTCGTCGACGACCAGGGCGAGCCGATCGGGGCGACCCTCTTCGGCACCCTCGGCCTGGAAGGCACCACGCTCGAGCGGATCCGTGTCGGCGCTGCGTTCGAGGAGTTGCTGAAGCGCAACCTCCTCACGGGGGCCACGATGATGGTGCGCCGATCGCTCGTCGAGGCTGCGTCGCCCTTCCCGCCCACGTGGGTCCATGACGAATGGCTCGCCGTCGTGGCATCCGTCATCGGCGGCATCGCCGTCATCGACGACGAGCTCATCGACTACCGCCAGCACGGCGGCAATCAGATCGGCGTCACGGCGCTCGAGCTCACGGGCAAGATCGGGCGTCTTCGTGCACCTCGCACGGAGCGCAACGTGCGCCTCCGCGCACGTGCGGCGGATCTCGCCCGGCGACTGCCTGCGATCGCATCCGATCGTGCGGATCTCGCCGAAGTCGTCGCCGACAAGCTCGTGCACGAGCAGGTGCGCAGCGCCTACCCGCGAAGCCGGTTCGGCCGGATCGTTCCAGTGCTCCGTGAAGCGCGAACGGGCCGCTACGGGCGTTACGGACTCGGCGCGCAGGACATCCTGCGCGATCTTGTGCAGCCCGTCTGA
- a CDS encoding glycosyltransferase family 2 protein, protein MPTGESDLTVPAENPHTVEVPFLDILMPFWGDPGQFRDAVESVLAQTDPGWTLMVIDDAYPDRSPGEWVRALEHPRVHYRRNAVNLGVSGNFREAARVASAPYTTVMGCDDLLLPGYVERIRQLVATHPEAAYVQPGVEVIDGEGRVTAPLADRVKSMYRPRVNPAGPVELSGERLATSLLRANWTYFPSIAWRTDLLKRFDFRDDYEVVLDLALQIEIVREGGILVLDDRPEFRYRRHAASASAKRATEGSRFQEERRYFSEAARAMHEQGWGRAARAASRRLTSRLNALSVLPSALVARNGAAARTLLRHGLGR, encoded by the coding sequence GTGCCCACCGGGGAGTCCGACTTGACCGTTCCTGCCGAGAATCCGCACACCGTCGAGGTCCCGTTTCTCGACATCCTCATGCCGTTCTGGGGCGACCCCGGGCAGTTCCGAGACGCCGTGGAGAGCGTGCTCGCCCAGACCGATCCCGGCTGGACCCTCATGGTCATCGACGACGCCTACCCCGACCGCTCACCCGGTGAATGGGTTCGGGCGCTCGAGCACCCGCGCGTCCACTACCGGCGCAACGCCGTGAACCTCGGAGTAAGCGGCAACTTTCGCGAAGCCGCCCGGGTTGCCTCAGCGCCGTACACGACCGTCATGGGCTGCGATGATCTGCTCCTGCCCGGGTATGTCGAGCGGATCCGACAGCTCGTCGCGACGCATCCCGAGGCCGCATACGTCCAGCCCGGAGTGGAGGTCATCGATGGAGAAGGGCGGGTGACGGCCCCCCTCGCCGACCGGGTGAAGTCCATGTATCGGCCCCGAGTGAACCCTGCTGGCCCCGTCGAGCTGAGCGGAGAACGGCTCGCGACGAGCCTCCTGCGGGCCAACTGGACGTACTTCCCATCGATCGCCTGGCGCACCGATCTTCTGAAGCGCTTCGACTTCCGGGACGACTACGAGGTCGTCCTCGATCTCGCCCTGCAAATCGAGATCGTGCGGGAAGGAGGCATCCTCGTGCTCGACGACCGGCCCGAGTTCCGCTATCGGCGCCACGCAGCCAGCGCGTCCGCCAAGCGCGCCACCGAGGGATCGCGCTTTCAGGAGGAACGGCGGTACTTCTCCGAGGCGGCGCGCGCGATGCACGAACAGGGGTGGGGTCGCGCCGCCCGGGCCGCATCCAGGAGGCTCACCTCGCGCTTGAACGCCCTCTCGGTGCTGCCGAGCGCGCTCGTGGCCCGCAACGGCGCGGCCGCCAGGACCCTCCTGCGCCACGGCCTAGGCCGGTGA
- a CDS encoding class I SAM-dependent methyltransferase, translating into MDAGSDETPPTAAPGYAERLKTIESARWRRLIDVQAPYRWNIRRLKLGRTLDVGCGLGRNLAHLRGNGVGVDHNADSIAIARERGLEAYTVDEFAASTAAVPEAYDSLLFAHVMEHMDRESDIALVTAYLPYLRAEGQVCFITPQERGYRSDATHVQFVDFAGLEEIAHAAGLAVERRFSFPLPRVAGRAYTYNEFVAVARRR; encoded by the coding sequence GTGGATGCTGGATCTGACGAGACTCCCCCGACGGCGGCGCCCGGTTACGCCGAGCGTCTGAAGACGATCGAGTCGGCCCGGTGGCGCCGTCTGATCGATGTCCAGGCGCCGTACCGCTGGAACATCCGTCGACTGAAGCTCGGCCGAACGCTCGACGTCGGCTGCGGACTCGGCCGCAACCTCGCCCACCTCCGCGGAAACGGCGTCGGCGTCGACCACAACGCGGACTCCATCGCGATCGCTCGGGAGCGCGGCCTCGAGGCGTACACCGTCGACGAGTTCGCGGCCTCGACGGCGGCCGTGCCGGAGGCATACGACTCGCTCCTGTTCGCGCATGTCATGGAGCACATGGATCGCGAGTCCGACATCGCGCTCGTCACGGCCTACCTCCCCTACCTGCGGGCCGAGGGGCAGGTCTGCTTCATCACCCCGCAGGAGCGCGGCTACCGATCGGATGCGACGCACGTGCAGTTCGTCGATTTCGCCGGCCTCGAAGAGATCGCCCACGCCGCCGGGCTCGCGGTGGAACGCCGATTCTCGTTCCCGCTCCCGCGAGTCGCCGGACGCGCGTACACGTACAACGAGTTCGTCGCGGTCGCGAGACGACGCTGA
- a CDS encoding O-antigen ligase family protein, with translation MTRESPFAHAWHATRGAIGSARFAQALTLISIGLAFSTHAIRALIGTAGLVAALVGLLVLAGASLVARWRAVEWYGILPLTILVFVGWCAASLLWTQNTRYTVIGVASLIAFGVLGVYIALMRDTIQIVRAFGDVLRVLLGVSLALEVLSGILLDLPIAFLGIRGDLANLGPIQGIFGTRNLLGFVALVALVTFVVEWRTKIARGGKAVASVALATLCIVFAASPTAWIALGATAVALAALVGLRRVAPATRWVWQLVIIGVGLAALVTGWLLRIRIIELLDARAEFDVRLDLWREISRYLASNALQGWGWVGVWPSERTPYTWIAVMTGRDHGSALSAYIDAYFQVGVIGVLLFVALVGVALVRAWLLASSRRSPVYVWPALILVAIAVTSFAESFALVEGGWLVLVVCAVKAARDMSWRDALARPGVGLPQSDRA, from the coding sequence ATGACCCGCGAGTCGCCGTTCGCCCACGCCTGGCACGCGACCCGCGGCGCCATCGGATCCGCCCGGTTCGCGCAGGCCCTCACCCTGATCTCGATCGGGCTGGCGTTCTCGACGCACGCGATCCGCGCGCTCATCGGCACGGCAGGGCTGGTCGCCGCGCTCGTCGGCCTGCTCGTCCTCGCGGGGGCGTCGCTCGTCGCACGCTGGCGTGCCGTGGAATGGTACGGGATCCTGCCGCTCACCATCCTCGTGTTCGTGGGCTGGTGCGCCGCGTCGCTGCTCTGGACTCAGAACACGCGGTACACCGTGATCGGCGTGGCCTCGCTCATCGCGTTCGGCGTGCTCGGCGTGTACATCGCGCTCATGCGCGACACCATCCAGATCGTGCGGGCGTTCGGCGACGTGCTGCGTGTGCTGCTCGGCGTCTCGCTCGCGCTCGAGGTGCTGAGCGGCATCCTGCTCGATCTGCCCATCGCGTTCCTCGGCATCCGCGGCGACCTCGCGAACCTGGGGCCGATCCAGGGCATCTTCGGCACCCGCAACCTGCTCGGATTCGTGGCCCTCGTGGCGCTCGTCACCTTCGTCGTCGAGTGGCGCACCAAGATCGCCCGCGGCGGCAAAGCCGTCGCATCGGTCGCGCTCGCGACCCTCTGCATCGTCTTCGCGGCCTCGCCGACCGCCTGGATCGCGCTCGGCGCCACCGCCGTCGCACTGGCCGCACTCGTCGGCCTCCGACGGGTCGCCCCCGCCACCAGGTGGGTGTGGCAGCTCGTCATCATCGGCGTCGGACTCGCCGCCCTCGTCACCGGGTGGCTGCTGCGCATCCGCATCATCGAACTGCTCGACGCACGAGCCGAGTTCGACGTGCGGCTCGACCTCTGGCGCGAGATCTCGCGCTACCTCGCCTCGAACGCGCTGCAGGGCTGGGGCTGGGTCGGGGTCTGGCCGTCGGAGCGCACCCCCTACACCTGGATCGCGGTTATGACCGGACGCGACCACGGATCCGCGCTGAGCGCGTACATCGACGCGTACTTCCAGGTCGGGGTGATCGGCGTGCTGCTGTTCGTCGCGCTCGTGGGCGTCGCGCTCGTGCGGGCGTGGCTGCTCGCCTCGTCGCGACGCAGCCCGGTGTACGTCTGGCCCGCGCTCATCCTCGTGGCGATCGCGGTGACCTCGTTCGCCGAGAGCTTCGCCCTGGTGGAGGGCGGATGGCTGGTGCTCGTCGTGTGCGCGGTGAAGGCCGCGCGGGATATGAGCTGGCGGGATGCGCTGGCGCGGCCGGGGGTGGGGCTGCCGCAGTCGGATCGAGCCTGA
- a CDS encoding O-antigen ligase family protein, producing MTSARRSALVGAYATFALFTLLAGQFWRNLLGWWGFGAIAVLVVAGAVALLVVTRPTWIWRRVPKSTFAFLIIATASIAWSAYPGASVLGVAITLATVTVAIALVLCLAWGAIVRALAAAIKWILALSIVFELWAALVVRGPVLPLFPDFEVTDSLPKAFFWSRGLLLQGGPIEGLVGNRNLLAMIALLGLIVFACLLAAGSVRRAQGIGWLVVAALVFALTRSATATLAGVAVLAAVAFAAWARRIDPLARRPLYWTAAAAGAATLALVALGWNTLLQVFGKSDDLTGRFDIWASVWQLITERPWFGWGWVGYWNPWVEPFDGLAVRNGVTYLQAHNAWLDVWLQVGVFGLIAFVSIAVGAQWRSWFLAVDQPRDATGHPIAFSAASLVPLLLLVALLAQSLAESRLLIEGNLALLIMIAWSTKRRQWAHDPLPADAARPRFDVAGPR from the coding sequence ATGACCTCGGCCCGTCGCTCCGCCCTCGTCGGCGCGTACGCGACGTTCGCCCTCTTCACGCTGCTCGCCGGCCAGTTCTGGCGCAACCTGCTCGGCTGGTGGGGCTTCGGCGCGATCGCCGTGCTGGTGGTCGCCGGCGCGGTCGCACTGCTCGTCGTCACACGTCCCACCTGGATCTGGCGTCGAGTGCCCAAGTCGACGTTCGCGTTCCTCATCATCGCCACGGCGTCGATCGCGTGGTCCGCGTACCCCGGGGCATCCGTGCTGGGCGTGGCGATCACCCTCGCCACCGTGACCGTCGCGATCGCGCTCGTGCTGTGCCTGGCCTGGGGCGCGATCGTGCGCGCGCTGGCCGCGGCGATCAAATGGATCCTCGCGCTCTCGATCGTCTTCGAGCTCTGGGCCGCACTCGTCGTACGGGGGCCGGTGCTGCCGCTGTTCCCCGATTTCGAGGTCACCGACTCCCTGCCGAAGGCGTTCTTCTGGTCGCGCGGCCTCCTGCTGCAGGGCGGGCCGATCGAGGGCCTCGTGGGCAACCGCAACCTGCTGGCCATGATCGCGCTGCTCGGCCTCATCGTCTTCGCGTGCCTGCTCGCCGCGGGCAGCGTACGACGCGCACAGGGCATCGGATGGCTCGTGGTCGCCGCACTCGTGTTCGCCCTCACCCGCTCGGCCACCGCGACGCTGGCGGGCGTGGCAGTGCTCGCGGCCGTCGCGTTCGCCGCGTGGGCGCGACGTATCGACCCCCTCGCGCGCCGCCCGCTCTACTGGACGGCCGCCGCCGCCGGCGCGGCGACCCTCGCCCTCGTCGCACTCGGCTGGAACACGCTGCTGCAGGTGTTCGGCAAGAGCGACGACCTCACCGGCCGGTTCGACATCTGGGCGTCCGTGTGGCAGCTCATCACCGAGCGGCCGTGGTTCGGCTGGGGCTGGGTCGGCTACTGGAACCCCTGGGTCGAACCCTTCGACGGTCTCGCCGTGCGCAACGGCGTCACCTACCTGCAGGCGCACAACGCCTGGCTCGACGTGTGGCTCCAGGTGGGCGTCTTCGGGCTCATCGCGTTCGTCTCGATCGCCGTCGGAGCGCAGTGGCGGAGCTGGTTCCTCGCCGTCGATCAGCCCAGGGATGCGACGGGGCATCCGATCGCCTTCTCGGCCGCGTCGCTCGTACCGCTGCTCCTGCTCGTGGCGCTGCTCGCCCAGAGCCTCGCCGAGAGCCGCCTGCTCATCGAAGGCAACCTCGCCCTGCTCATCATGATCGCCTGGTCGACGAAGCGGCGGCAATGGGCGCACGACCCGCTCCCGGCCGATGCGGCCAGGCCGAGGTTCGACGTCGCCGGGCCGCGATGA
- a CDS encoding acyl-CoA dehydrogenase family protein, with amino-acid sequence MSFEPLASDFYGYHDLLTDREREALGELRAWLEADVKPIIGGYWERAEFPMQVVKPLADLGVLSYAWDETAPFENSSVFRGFVALELARVDASVGTFVGVQNGLATGSISIAGSKEQREEWIPKLASGEIIGAFGLTEPLSGSDSAKGLRTTARREGDEWVLNGQKRWIGNATFSDITVIWAKDEADGQVKGFIVPTSTPGYSATKIEGKISLRPVQNADITLTDVRVPESLRLQNANSFRDTAAVLRATRAEVAWAAVGTAVGAYEAAVAYAKDRVQFGKPIASHQLIQEHLVNSLGNITASLGMVVRASQLQDAGRLADEHSALAKAYATSRMRETVSWAREVCGGNGIVLDFHVARFFADAEALYSYEGTREMNTLIVGRAVTGEAAFV; translated from the coding sequence ATGTCCTTCGAACCGCTCGCGAGCGACTTCTACGGCTACCACGACCTGCTCACCGATCGCGAGCGCGAGGCGCTCGGCGAGCTGCGGGCCTGGCTCGAAGCCGACGTGAAGCCGATCATCGGCGGGTACTGGGAGCGGGCCGAGTTCCCGATGCAGGTCGTGAAGCCCCTCGCCGACCTGGGCGTGCTCTCCTACGCCTGGGACGAGACGGCGCCGTTCGAGAACTCGTCGGTCTTCCGCGGCTTCGTCGCGCTCGAGCTCGCGCGGGTGGATGCCTCGGTCGGCACGTTCGTCGGCGTGCAGAACGGCCTCGCCACCGGGTCGATCTCGATCGCCGGCTCGAAGGAGCAGCGCGAGGAGTGGATCCCGAAGCTCGCCTCGGGCGAGATCATCGGCGCGTTCGGCCTCACCGAACCCCTCTCGGGGTCGGACTCCGCGAAGGGCCTGCGCACCACCGCCCGTCGCGAGGGCGACGAGTGGGTGCTGAACGGCCAGAAGCGCTGGATCGGCAACGCCACCTTCTCGGACATCACCGTCATCTGGGCGAAGGACGAGGCCGACGGCCAGGTCAAGGGCTTCATCGTGCCCACCTCGACGCCCGGGTACTCGGCCACCAAGATCGAGGGCAAGATCAGCCTGCGGCCCGTGCAGAACGCCGACATCACGCTCACCGACGTGCGCGTGCCCGAGTCGCTGCGGCTGCAGAACGCGAACTCGTTCCGCGACACCGCCGCCGTGCTGCGCGCCACCCGCGCCGAGGTCGCGTGGGCGGCCGTCGGCACCGCGGTCGGCGCCTACGAAGCCGCCGTCGCGTACGCGAAGGATCGCGTGCAGTTCGGCAAGCCGATCGCCTCGCACCAGCTCATCCAGGAGCACCTGGTGAACAGCCTCGGCAACATCACCGCGTCGCTCGGCATGGTCGTGCGCGCCTCGCAGCTGCAGGACGCCGGCCGACTCGCCGACGAGCACTCCGCGCTCGCCAAGGCGTATGCCACCTCGCGCATGCGCGAGACGGTGTCGTGGGCCCGCGAGGTCTGCGGCGGCAACGGCATCGTGCTCGACTTCCACGTGGCCCGGTTCTTCGCCGACGCCGAGGCGCTCTACTCGTACGAGGGCACGCGCGAGATGAACACCCTCATCGTGGGCCGTGCGGTCACGGGTGAAGCGGCGTTCGTCTGA
- the manA gene encoding mannose-6-phosphate isomerase, class I, protein MFVAIRNSPRDYAWGSITEIAGFLGAAPSGGPEAELWLGAHPGSPARIADPAQAGGASDLAEWIAADPEAALGTELGDRARLPFLLKLLAAGGPLSLQAHPTSAQARAGFAREEADGVPIDAYDRNYKDEFHKPELIVAVSDDFDALSGFRPLGEVREILEILRAADASDAAPAPGALDLLEQHLEAGLADTVEWLLRDGRGEDTGQAVWVVERVVRLARSREAQESAYADSFATVVDLSGAYPGDPGIVISLLLNRVRLRRGEALYLAAGNIHAYLRGLGIELMAASDNVLRGGLTPKHIDVAELLDVLDFTPIAPPRLEPEQPSPGVRTFRPDVPDFVLHRVEPGAGESSVELDGPAIVLVEGAPVALAGERSRADVERGQAVYVTPDERRVVVRGDGVAWIATVGREASAG, encoded by the coding sequence ATGTTTGTCGCGATCCGCAACAGCCCGCGTGATTACGCCTGGGGCTCGATCACCGAGATCGCCGGGTTCCTCGGCGCCGCCCCCTCGGGCGGACCCGAGGCCGAGCTGTGGCTCGGCGCGCACCCCGGTTCGCCCGCACGGATCGCGGACCCCGCGCAGGCCGGCGGAGCATCCGATCTGGCGGAATGGATCGCCGCCGACCCCGAGGCCGCGCTCGGCACCGAGCTCGGAGACCGAGCCCGGCTGCCGTTCCTGCTGAAGCTGCTGGCCGCGGGCGGGCCGCTGTCGCTCCAAGCGCATCCGACCTCGGCGCAGGCGCGCGCCGGCTTCGCCCGCGAAGAGGCCGACGGCGTGCCGATCGACGCGTACGACCGCAACTACAAAGACGAGTTCCACAAGCCCGAACTCATCGTCGCGGTGAGCGACGACTTCGATGCGTTATCGGGCTTCCGCCCGCTCGGCGAGGTGCGCGAGATCCTCGAGATCCTGCGGGCGGCGGATGCCTCGGATGCCGCGCCGGCGCCCGGAGCCCTCGACCTGCTCGAGCAGCACCTCGAGGCCGGACTCGCCGACACCGTCGAATGGCTGCTGCGCGACGGCCGCGGCGAGGACACCGGGCAGGCCGTCTGGGTCGTCGAGCGCGTGGTGCGGCTCGCCCGCTCGCGCGAGGCCCAGGAGTCGGCGTACGCCGACTCGTTCGCGACCGTCGTCGACCTCTCGGGCGCGTACCCGGGCGACCCCGGCATCGTGATCTCGCTGCTGCTGAACCGGGTTCGGCTGCGCCGCGGAGAGGCGCTCTACCTCGCGGCCGGCAACATCCACGCCTACCTGCGCGGACTGGGCATCGAGCTCATGGCCGCGAGCGACAACGTGCTGCGCGGCGGGCTCACCCCGAAGCACATCGACGTGGCCGAACTGCTCGACGTGCTCGACTTCACACCGATCGCACCGCCGCGGCTCGAGCCCGAGCAGCCCTCGCCCGGCGTGCGGACGTTCCGGCCCGACGTGCCCGACTTCGTGCTGCACCGGGTCGAGCCCGGTGCGGGCGAATCGTCGGTGGAGCTCGACGGCCCCGCGATCGTGCTCGTCGAGGGCGCGCCGGTGGCGCTCGCGGGGGAGCGGTCCCGAGCCGACGTCGAACGCGGGCAGGCGGTGTACGTCACTCCTGACGAACGCCGGGTCGTGGTGCGCGGCGACGGCGTCGCGTGGATCGCGACAGTCGGCCGCGAGGCATCCGCCGGCTGA
- a CDS encoding GIY-YIG nuclease family protein, whose translation MIWVYILRCSNGAYYVGSTRQPVEARVWQHNQGLGANFTRKHRPVELVYAEAWDRIDDAFAREKQLQGWSRAKKLALIEGRGDQLPSLARTSKRRLPEPVEGGPASTSSASYDRHSEPPTAP comes from the coding sequence ATGATCTGGGTCTACATCCTGCGCTGCAGCAACGGGGCGTACTACGTCGGCAGCACGAGACAACCGGTCGAGGCACGCGTCTGGCAGCACAACCAGGGTCTCGGCGCGAACTTCACCCGCAAGCATCGACCGGTCGAACTCGTCTACGCCGAAGCGTGGGATCGCATCGACGACGCGTTCGCGCGCGAGAAGCAGCTGCAGGGATGGAGTCGCGCGAAGAAGCTCGCACTCATCGAGGGCCGGGGCGATCAACTGCCGTCCCTCGCGCGGACGAGCAAGCGGAGGCTCCCTGAGCCTGTCGAAGGGGGCCCCGCTTCGACAAGCTCAGCGAGCTACGACAGGCACAGCGAACCGCCCACGGCTCCCTGA
- a CDS encoding GlxA family transcriptional regulator: MLKTVACLAVPQMAPFEFGVICEVFGIDRTDDGGASFDFRILAADPGPIPTKLGFSINVEQGLEFADTADLVAVPASPVGTEPDERILEVVRRAAARGAWVLSVCSGSFTLAKAGVLDGRRATTHWMYADRLARDFPQIDVDPDVLFVQDDNIVTGAGTAAGIDAALHIVRTELGAAQANIVARRMVVPPQRDGGQSQFIRTPVVECRSDSLSGITAWMVEHLDEDLTVDRLARRALMSPRTFARKFRAETGTTPNAWLNRQRLLRAQELLEASDLTLEEIARETGFGAASVMRHHFVKVLQTTPTAYRRAFGHRLTDLEALAS; this comes from the coding sequence ATGCTGAAGACCGTCGCCTGTCTGGCCGTGCCGCAGATGGCCCCGTTCGAGTTCGGCGTCATCTGCGAGGTGTTCGGCATCGACCGCACCGACGACGGCGGAGCATCCTTCGATTTCCGCATCCTCGCCGCAGATCCGGGCCCGATCCCGACCAAGCTCGGGTTCTCGATCAACGTCGAGCAGGGCCTCGAGTTCGCCGACACCGCCGACCTGGTCGCGGTGCCCGCCTCACCCGTCGGCACCGAACCCGACGAGCGCATCCTCGAGGTCGTGCGCCGCGCGGCCGCGCGCGGCGCGTGGGTGCTCAGCGTCTGCTCGGGCTCGTTCACGCTTGCGAAGGCCGGCGTCCTCGACGGCCGCCGTGCGACCACCCACTGGATGTACGCCGACCGGCTCGCGCGCGACTTCCCGCAGATCGACGTCGACCCCGACGTGCTGTTCGTGCAGGACGACAACATCGTCACCGGCGCCGGCACCGCCGCCGGTATCGATGCAGCGCTGCACATCGTGCGCACCGAACTCGGCGCCGCGCAGGCGAACATCGTCGCCCGCCGCATGGTGGTGCCGCCGCAGCGCGACGGCGGGCAGTCGCAGTTCATCCGCACCCCCGTCGTCGAATGCCGCAGCGACTCGCTCTCGGGCATCACCGCGTGGATGGTCGAGCACCTCGACGAAGACCTCACCGTCGACCGCCTCGCACGGCGGGCGCTCATGTCGCCGCGCACCTTCGCGCGGAAGTTCCGTGCCGAGACCGGCACCACCCCGAACGCGTGGCTCAACCGCCAGCGCCTGCTGCGCGCGCAGGAGCTCCTCGAGGCGAGCGACCTCACCCTCGAGGAGATCGCGCGCGAGACCGGGTTCGGTGCGGCATCCGTCATGCGGCACCACTTCGTGAAGGTGCTGCAGACCACGCCGACCGCCTACCGGCGCGCCTTCGGCCACCGCCTGACCGACCTCGAGGCCCTCGCCAGCTGA